Proteins encoded together in one Marinithermus hydrothermalis DSM 14884 window:
- a CDS encoding AEC family transporter has translation MGALVPIIAPVGFIVLTGFLAGRFLGLPLQPLSRFTLYLLSPALIFDSVYRAALPAESAAGILLGFACTSLALWLLGMGVARLARLPHPTRASLLATTLFPNAGNMGLSVVFFAFGEAGLERAVVYMLGASLLMFGLGPALFRGASLGEGLRFTLRLPLIWAVFAGLAFRLLGLPLPYNLGNAIHMMGQAVIPLALLILGMQIAQSRFKVGVFEGVAGSLRLLAAPVVALGIARLLHLAPLDAKVLVLQSAMPAAVNAFLLSTEFGGDAPRTARVVVASTIAAFLTLPLVLAFLVG, from the coding sequence ATGGGCGCCCTGGTACCTATAATCGCTCCCGTTGGGTTCATCGTGCTGACCGGTTTCCTCGCGGGGCGCTTTCTCGGTTTGCCCCTGCAGCCCCTTTCCCGCTTTACCCTTTACCTGCTCTCCCCCGCCTTGATCTTCGATAGCGTGTACCGCGCCGCGCTGCCCGCGGAAAGCGCGGCGGGAATTCTGCTGGGGTTTGCTTGCACCAGCCTCGCGCTTTGGCTTTTGGGGATGGGGGTGGCCCGGCTGGCCCGGCTGCCCCACCCCACCCGGGCCAGCCTCCTCGCCACCACGCTCTTCCCTAACGCAGGCAACATGGGCCTTTCCGTGGTGTTCTTCGCGTTCGGTGAGGCCGGGTTGGAGCGCGCGGTGGTGTATATGCTGGGGGCGAGCCTCTTGATGTTCGGGCTGGGCCCCGCGCTGTTTCGCGGGGCGAGCCTCGGGGAAGGGCTGCGGTTTACCCTGCGCCTTCCCCTGATCTGGGCCGTGTTCGCGGGGCTCGCGTTCCGTCTCCTCGGCCTGCCCCTGCCGTACAACCTCGGAAACGCCATTCACATGATGGGGCAGGCCGTGATTCCCCTCGCTCTGCTAATTCTCGGGATGCAGATCGCCCAGAGCCGGTTTAAAGTGGGGGTTTTTGAAGGGGTGGCGGGCAGCCTACGGCTGCTCGCCGCTCCGGTTGTAGCCCTTGGGATAGCGCGCCTACTCCACCTCGCGCCGCTGGATGCAAAGGTGCTCGTCCTACAAAGCGCGATGCCCGCCGCGGTCAACGCGTTCTTGCTCTCCACGGAGTTCGGCGGGGACGCGCCGCGCACCGCCCGCGTGGTGGTGGCCTCCACGA